In the genome of Fusarium keratoplasticum isolate Fu6.1 chromosome 13, whole genome shotgun sequence, the window GCATGGTAGGCCACCGCGCTGTGCTCCTTGATATTATCTAGTAATTCAACAGCGCCTTGTATCGTCTCGGTATactcctcgtcctcggtaCATGGGTCGCTTCGGCATTCGGAGAGTAACGCTAGAGCAGATGCGAAGACGTGGTATGAAAGTGCCCTACTTAATCTTGAGCATTTGTTAGTCAATAGGATTGCAAACGTACCATTGCTTCCGCATTGATATAGGCTGATCCCAGTTACGGTTTATCCAAACGATGCTCATGGCGGATCTAACGCTGATTGTTCTCGCCCAGTCATACTGGCCTGGATACGAAAGCCACTGTTTCTGAAGCGTACAGTTAATTTGGAGGCGAAGATGCAACAACACGAGGGTGAGGTCGAAACGTTGCCACTTGATCCAAGGTTGTGCTAGTTCAAGCCGCCTTATCTCATCGTTTCCATCGGCATCAGGCCGCAAATGTGCCGGCAGGGTATCTATGATCTCTGCTAGCTCTTCGTCTGCCTTCCTAACAACTTGGGCCATCTCAGCCAAAGACGCTGGACCAGACCGAATAGCCTGGCGGAAGTAGTAGAAAATTGTGGATGTCCTTGCCATAAAGATGTGGTAGTGAACCGGGTGGGTGACGttctcctcttcgtctgTGGATGTGGCGGACGGTAGTGGAACGTCAAAATCAGCATCATGAACTCTTGGTGGTCGATAAGACAGGGTTAACCTAATCATCTATCAGGAATGGGATAGAATAGAGGATATCTCAACGGTTGTAGGCTTACCAATCACATATAACAAGCGTCCACCACAGTCGATGTTGTCCTTCTGCGCTCAAGCacgatgaagccatctcaGAGTAGCCCTGGTCTAGGCCAATCCTTTGAGCAATACGTATTGTAGAACTCCAAAGATGTTCCCCTAGTTCCGAATCTCCTCTGTTGTTGAAGGAAATGCCCAGGATTGCTATAGCTTGGACAGAGCGTATGCTGGGTATCCGCATGAAGTCGGCCTTGTGCAGGCAAAATATGGCAGCGTGATACCAGTTCGCTGAGGCTTCTTGGTGATTGATGCCTACCGGCGGTGGAAGACGAGTGAGTAGACGTACGGATCTGGAGCCAGAGGTGCTCACCGTCTGGGAGTGGGAGGTTCTCCGCTTCAGCGTCATCCATCATCAGAAGCGCTGTCTGATAATCATTAGCTTCTCAACCTTATGGCGTAAATCACATAGATAGACATAGGAGGCCTTACACTCAGAACGCTGAAATAGACTGCCATCCATGAAGCATCAGCTTTGTCGAGCGATGAATTCTCTTCCATGCTTCCCATAAACACGGTGCACTCATTACCAAAGTGCGGATACTCGAGTGCATAGTGCACCCACGAGTTCCAGATCCTGTCGTAGGCAATCAGCCGGTCGCTACAAGCAGGGCTTGGTAGGATAATGTCGTTCCAGTGTAAGATGGTTGAACTGGCGCGTGTCTCTGGAGTCGTGGAGATACTCTGCCAGAGTTGTTCTTCGAGACCGTTACTGTACTGGAATTCTTTGATGCTTTCAAGTGTTACTGGCCTTGCGTTGCTCTGAGGAAGCTCTCCTCTCT includes:
- a CDS encoding Zn(2)-C6 fungal-type domain-containing protein, which translates into the protein MSSTGMSLRTTQRAPRSCLSCASRKVKCDKSVPCSRCIKRGQADACVREMVIIRGEVTMWQDGPHVLTYEELRRENQRLRREISVLRAERGELPQSNARPVTLESIKEFQYSNGLEEQLWQSISTTPETRASSTILHWNDIILPSPACSDRLIAYDRIWNSWVHYALEYPHFGNECTVFMGSMEENSSLDKADASWMAVYFSVLSTALLMMDDAEAENLPLPDGINHQEASANWYHAAIFCLHKADFMRIPSIRSVQAIAILGISFNNRGDSELGEHLWSSTIRIAQRIGLDQGYSEMASSCLSAEGQHRLWWTLVICDWLTLSYRPPRVHDADFDVPLPSATSTDEEENVTHPVHYHIFMARTSTIFYYFRQAIRSGPASLAEMAQVVRKADEELAEIIDTLPAHLRPDADGNDEIRRLELAQPWIKWQRFDLTLVLLHLRLQINCTLQKQWLSYPGQYDWARTISVRSAMSIVWINRNWDQPISMRKQWALSYHVFASALALLSECRSDPCTEDEEYTETIQGAVELLDNIKEHSAVAYHAARILRENMVQGSHTDGSLD